The Rhodospirillales bacterium genome has a window encoding:
- a CDS encoding transketolase: MSVTPLRAGIRTPDTSIVDPAELACLDALQKKILWLASWTIHHANHVRESRDGLKVGGHQASCASMVQIMTALYFHTLRPQDRVAVKPHASPVFHAIQYLLGRQDRKQLELFRALGGAQSYPSRTKDRDDVDFSTGSVGLGVATTAFAALVQDYLKLKDMLPEDRKPGRMVALVGDAELDEGNVWEALLESWKHNIGNVWWVVDYNRQSLDSVVSDRLFQRIQGFFGAVGWEVVTIKYGKLLEDAFEQPGGEALRDWIDNCPNDLYSALCFKGAESWREHLERDFRKGSATRRMIDACDDEALYRLMTNLAGHDLESLIEAFDDAASADDDRPRCFICYTIKGFGLPFAGHKDNHAGLMNPEQMAGFRKAMGIAEGDEWEPFAGLEEQRGDLQAFLRAVRFAQEYPRRRSAPVVPVPTALSMKKDARTSTQQAFGNILSDLARSGERLADHIVTTSPDVAVSTNLGPWINRRGLFDRREHTDTFKSEKVISAQSWDISHGGQHIELGIAENNLFLMLSAMGLSHSLFGARLLPIGTLYDPFISRGLDALNHACYQDSRFMLVATPSGVTLAPEGGAHQSIYTPLIGLGQPGLTSFEPAHADELAVIMRWGFEHMQAEDGGSVYLRLSTRPVDQIERAIGDDLASDILRGGYWLEVPSPDAGIAIVASGATVPEAREAHAILADDIPGAGLMVATSADRLMEDWHHARRHRRAGNGAEPSHVETLFDRLPAHAGLITVLDGHPATLSWMGSVRRHRIQSLGVEDFGRSADIPDIHRVHEIDAEAIVDAAARLCLTG; the protein is encoded by the coding sequence ATGTCCGTCACACCCCTTCGTGCCGGGATTCGCACCCCTGACACCTCGATCGTCGATCCGGCCGAACTGGCCTGTCTCGACGCGCTGCAGAAGAAGATCCTGTGGCTCGCGAGCTGGACGATCCATCACGCCAACCACGTGCGCGAGAGCCGCGACGGCCTGAAGGTCGGCGGGCACCAGGCGTCCTGCGCCTCGATGGTCCAGATCATGACGGCGCTCTACTTCCACACCCTGCGCCCGCAGGACCGGGTGGCCGTGAAGCCGCATGCCAGCCCTGTCTTCCACGCCATCCAGTACTTGCTGGGCCGCCAGGACCGCAAGCAGCTCGAGCTGTTCCGTGCGCTCGGCGGCGCGCAGTCGTATCCATCCCGCACCAAGGACAGGGACGACGTTGACTTCTCGACCGGGTCGGTAGGCCTGGGTGTGGCAACAACGGCCTTCGCCGCGCTGGTCCAGGACTATCTGAAGCTCAAGGACATGCTGCCCGAAGACCGGAAGCCCGGCCGCATGGTGGCGCTGGTGGGCGATGCCGAACTCGATGAGGGCAATGTCTGGGAAGCCCTGCTGGAGAGCTGGAAGCACAACATCGGCAATGTCTGGTGGGTCGTCGACTACAACCGCCAGAGCCTCGACAGCGTGGTCTCCGATCGCCTGTTCCAGCGCATCCAGGGCTTCTTCGGCGCGGTCGGCTGGGAGGTCGTCACGATCAAGTACGGCAAGCTGCTGGAGGACGCCTTCGAGCAGCCCGGCGGCGAGGCCCTGCGTGACTGGATCGACAACTGCCCGAACGACCTCTACTCGGCGCTCTGCTTCAAGGGTGCCGAGTCCTGGCGCGAGCATCTCGAGCGCGACTTCAGGAAGGGCAGCGCTACACGCAGGATGATCGACGCCTGCGACGACGAGGCGCTCTATCGCCTCATGACCAACCTCGCGGGCCACGACCTCGAAAGCCTGATCGAGGCCTTCGACGACGCCGCATCGGCCGACGACGACCGCCCGCGCTGCTTCATCTGCTACACGATCAAGGGCTTCGGCCTGCCCTTCGCCGGTCACAAGGACAACCATGCCGGCCTGATGAACCCCGAACAGATGGCGGGCTTCCGCAAGGCCATGGGGATCGCCGAGGGCGACGAGTGGGAACCCTTCGCAGGCCTTGAGGAGCAGCGCGGCGACCTGCAGGCCTTCCTGCGCGCGGTGCGCTTTGCCCAGGAGTATCCGCGCCGCCGTTCGGCGCCTGTCGTGCCGGTGCCCACAGCCCTGTCGATGAAGAAGGATGCCAGGACGTCGACCCAGCAGGCCTTCGGCAACATCCTCAGCGACCTCGCCCGCTCGGGCGAGCGGCTCGCCGACCATATCGTCACGACCTCACCCGACGTTGCGGTCTCGACCAACCTCGGCCCCTGGATCAACCGGCGTGGCCTGTTCGACCGGCGCGAACACACCGACACCTTCAAGTCCGAGAAGGTGATCTCCGCGCAGTCGTGGGACATCAGCCACGGTGGCCAGCACATCGAGCTCGGTATCGCCGAGAACAACCTGTTTCTCATGCTCTCGGCCATGGGCCTGAGCCACAGCCTGTTCGGCGCACGCCTGCTGCCGATCGGCACGCTCTACGATCCCTTCATCAGCCGCGGCCTCGATGCGCTGAACCACGCCTGCTACCAGGACAGCCGATTCATGCTGGTCGCCACCCCGTCGGGTGTGACCCTGGCACCCGAGGGCGGCGCGCATCAGTCGATCTACACGCCGCTGATCGGGCTCGGCCAGCCCGGCCTCACCAGCTTCGAACCCGCGCATGCCGACGAGCTCGCCGTCATCATGCGCTGGGGTTTCGAGCACATGCAGGCCGAGGACGGCGGCAGTGTCTACCTGCGCCTCAGCACACGCCCCGTCGATCAGATCGAGCGAGCGATCGGCGACGACCTGGCGTCCGACATCCTGCGCGGCGGCTACTGGCTCGAGGTGCCCTCACCCGACGCCGGGATCGCCATTGTCGCCTCGGGTGCGACGGTGCCAGAGGCGCGCGAGGCGCACGCCATCCTCGCCGATGACATCCCCGGTGCGGGCCTCATGGTCGCAACCTCCGCCGACCGGCTGATGGAGGACTGGCACCACGCCCGCCGCCACCGCCGCGCGGGCAACGGTGCGGAGCCGAGCCATGTCGAAACCCTGTTCGACCGCCTGCCCGCCCACGCCGGCCTGATCACCGTGCTCGACGGCCACCCGGCCACACTCTCGTGGATGGGCAGCGTCCGCCGCCACCGCATCCAGTCGCTCGGCGTCGAGGATTTCGGTCGCTCCGCCGATATCCCCGACATTCACCGTGTCCACGAGATCGATGCCGAAGCGATCGTCGATGCGGCGGCAAGGCTCTGCCTGACGGGGTAA
- a CDS encoding phosphatidylserine decarboxylase has protein sequence MPVHNVLKTVLVPIHREGWRFIGAFALATALLTWLWSPLLFPGLVLTAWCICFFRNPDRVTPTCPGLVVSPADGVVQMIEATAPPPELEMGDERLTRISVFMNVFNMHVNRIPTDGTVTHLSYRQGKFLNASLDKASEDNERQSVRMTASDGQQIAFVQIAGLVARRILCELIVNQPVRAGERFGMIRFGSRVDVYLPEGVAPAVCVGQLCVAGETVLADLGATGREAARGAVR, from the coding sequence GTGCCTGTGCACAATGTCCTGAAGACCGTTCTGGTCCCGATCCACCGCGAAGGCTGGCGGTTTATCGGTGCCTTCGCGCTGGCAACCGCCCTTCTGACCTGGTTGTGGTCGCCGCTGCTGTTTCCCGGTCTCGTGCTGACCGCCTGGTGCATCTGTTTTTTCCGCAACCCGGACCGTGTCACACCGACCTGTCCCGGCCTCGTTGTCAGTCCGGCCGACGGCGTGGTGCAGATGATCGAAGCCACCGCGCCGCCCCCCGAACTCGAGATGGGCGACGAACGTCTGACCCGGATCAGCGTGTTCATGAACGTCTTCAACATGCACGTGAATCGCATCCCCACCGACGGCACGGTGACCCATCTCTCCTACCGGCAGGGCAAGTTCCTGAATGCGTCGCTCGACAAGGCGAGTGAGGACAACGAACGGCAGTCGGTGCGCATGACTGCGAGCGACGGGCAGCAAATTGCCTTCGTGCAGATCGCCGGCCTCGTTGCCCGCCGCATTCTCTGCGAGCTCATCGTCAACCAGCCCGTACGCGCCGGCGAACGCTTCGGCATGATTCGCTTCGGCAGTCGGGTCGACGTCTATCTCCCCGAAGGCGTGGCACCGGCGGTCTGCGTCGGGCAGCTCTGTGTCGCCGGCGAGACCGTCCTTGCCGATCTCGGCGCAACGGGCCGGGAGGCCGCGCGGGGCGCGGTTCGCTGA
- a CDS encoding amidase: MARSPDLHYMGAVEALDLFRKKKLSPVELMDAVIARAGKVQPRINAFSQTFYDQARDAARKAEARYARGARTRTLEGLPLAVKDEETIKGLPASSGCLAYRDVIGDETTYIVDRCFRAGGIMHARTTTPEFSCAGFTYTRLWGVTRNPWNTDYTPGGSSGGSAATLAAGCTTVATGSDIAGSIRIPASCSGVVGFKPPYGRNPQGRIFNLDFYCHSGPMARSVADCALLQNVMAGPHPRDIATVKPKVRIPLEYKSVKGMKIALSMDLGYCEVDRDVQKNTGAAVKKLQDAGAIVEEVDLGWTWATLTAAMNYLSHLFGNVIGETMRRHREEMMWYAIDIGEKGANSTAAHYLESLRIAGEMYDSLGPILERHDALICPTNALSAVPADHDWRKQPVRINGKEVQPLLGWVMTYPFNIMSRCPVLSVPSGLDGKGVPTGLQIVGRTYDDPTVFRIGAAVEAADPWYTKPSKRPKL; encoded by the coding sequence ATGGCCAGGTCACCGGACCTTCACTACATGGGCGCAGTCGAGGCGCTCGATCTCTTCAGGAAGAAGAAGCTCTCCCCGGTCGAGTTGATGGATGCGGTGATCGCGCGCGCCGGGAAGGTGCAGCCCAGGATCAACGCGTTCAGCCAGACGTTCTACGACCAGGCGCGCGACGCCGCGAGGAAGGCCGAAGCGAGGTATGCCAGGGGCGCCCGCACCCGCACGCTCGAGGGCCTGCCGCTGGCGGTGAAGGACGAAGAGACGATCAAGGGCCTTCCCGCATCGTCGGGCTGCCTCGCCTACAGGGACGTTATCGGCGATGAGACCACCTACATCGTGGATCGCTGCTTCAGGGCCGGCGGCATCATGCATGCCCGCACAACAACGCCTGAATTCTCCTGCGCCGGCTTTACCTATACCCGGCTCTGGGGCGTCACGCGCAATCCCTGGAACACCGACTACACACCTGGCGGTTCCTCAGGCGGTTCGGCTGCGACTCTGGCTGCGGGCTGCACCACGGTCGCCACCGGTTCCGACATCGCCGGTTCGATCCGCATTCCTGCCTCGTGCTCGGGCGTGGTCGGCTTCAAGCCGCCTTACGGCCGCAACCCGCAGGGTCGTATCTTCAATCTCGACTTCTACTGCCACTCCGGCCCCATGGCGCGCTCGGTCGCCGACTGCGCGCTGCTGCAGAACGTGATGGCGGGCCCGCACCCGCGCGACATCGCCACCGTGAAGCCGAAGGTGCGGATCCCGCTGGAGTACAAGTCGGTCAAGGGCATGAAGATCGCGCTCTCGATGGACCTCGGCTACTGCGAGGTCGACAGGGACGTGCAGAAGAACACCGGGGCGGCCGTGAAAAAGCTGCAGGACGCCGGGGCCATCGTCGAGGAGGTCGATCTCGGCTGGACCTGGGCAACCCTGACTGCGGCCATGAACTACCTCAGCCACCTCTTCGGCAACGTCATCGGCGAGACCATGCGCCGCCATCGTGAGGAGATGATGTGGTACGCCATCGACATCGGCGAGAAGGGTGCGAACTCGACCGCCGCCCATTACCTCGAAAGTCTCAGGATCGCCGGCGAGATGTACGACAGCCTCGGTCCGATCCTCGAGCGGCACGACGCCCTGATCTGCCCCACGAATGCGCTCTCCGCCGTTCCCGCCGATCACGACTGGCGCAAACAGCCGGTCAGGATCAACGGCAAGGAGGTCCAGCCTCTGCTGGGCTGGGTCATGACCTATCCCTTCAACATCATGTCGCGCTGCCCGGTGCTGTCGGTGCCCTCGGGCCTCGACGGTAAGGGCGTCCCCACGGGCCTGCAGATCGTCGGCCGCACCTATGACGATCCGACCGTGTTCCGCATCGGTGCCGCCGTCGAAGCGGCCGATCCCTGGTACACGAAGCCGTCGAAGCGTCCGAAGCTCTAG
- a CDS encoding MotA/TolQ/ExbB proton channel family protein translates to MASAAEAETALTARSRDPHSHLLLFRFALLNIVALALLTVAWANGLVQRAFEADETNFVVIIDIVFAVGLLLALWRVVWTSRQLNLARSFDPTRRSRAATFVARTTGKDAQSRQILGSALRLELSQNITIVRHLGASLVFLGLIGTVIGFIIALSGVDPQRAGETEAIGPMVSALISGMSTALTTTLVGGVLNIWLMANYQLLSTGTVRLINTIVELGEDRAGA, encoded by the coding sequence ATGGCCTCAGCGGCCGAGGCCGAAACAGCCCTCACCGCGCGTTCGCGCGACCCGCACAGCCATTTGCTGCTGTTCCGGTTCGCCTTGCTCAACATCGTGGCGCTGGCCTTGCTCACCGTGGCCTGGGCCAACGGCCTGGTGCAGCGCGCCTTCGAGGCCGACGAGACCAACTTCGTGGTGATCATCGACATCGTTTTCGCGGTCGGTCTCCTGCTTGCCCTGTGGCGCGTGGTCTGGACCAGCCGCCAGCTCAACCTGGCACGCAGCTTCGATCCGACCCGGCGCTCCAGAGCGGCCACGTTCGTCGCCAGGACCACCGGCAAGGATGCCCAGAGCCGCCAGATTCTGGGATCGGCCCTGAGGCTGGAACTCTCCCAGAACATCACCATCGTCCGCCATCTCGGTGCCAGCCTGGTTTTCCTCGGCCTGATCGGCACGGTGATCGGCTTCATCATCGCACTGTCGGGTGTCGATCCGCAGCGCGCCGGCGAGACCGAGGCCATCGGCCCGATGGTCTCGGCGCTGATCTCGGGCATGTCGACCGCGCTCACCACCACCTTGGTCGGTGGCGTGCTCAACATCTGGCTGATGGCGAACTACCAGCTCCTGTCCACCGGCACGGTGCGTCTGATCAACACCATCGTGGAGCTGGGCGAAGACCGTGCAGGCGCTTGA
- a CDS encoding phosphotransferase — MNPETLLAHLQRLAEQSLPLWDLPEGTTATLLNVSENATYRMDATDGSKWALRIHREDYHTLDGIQTELDWMHALQHDADVITPQAIAGVNGKEIQEGIVEGLPGPRRMVLFAFIDGIEPEEDHDLIEPFRRLGEVSAKLHMHAVAWPRPAHFERLVWDVEHVLGLGVEPNWGFWRDGPAGDVEEVAQLQRIQDAMVTRLAAYGREPERFGLAHSDLRLANLLLVGDSTRVIDFDDCGTGWFLYDLATAMTLIDNTETSGALIQSWLDGYLPLRPLDDADRKAIPDLIMMRRFAMLAWFGSHADTELARQNSKGYAAEFCLMGEAYMAEEPGADNPAPWL; from the coding sequence ATGAATCCCGAAACATTGCTGGCGCACCTGCAGCGCCTGGCCGAACAGTCGCTGCCGCTGTGGGACCTGCCCGAGGGCACGACGGCGACCCTGCTCAACGTCTCGGAGAACGCGACCTACCGCATGGATGCGACCGACGGCTCGAAGTGGGCGCTGCGCATTCATCGCGAGGATTATCACACGCTCGATGGCATCCAGACCGAGCTTGACTGGATGCACGCGTTGCAGCACGACGCCGACGTCATCACCCCTCAGGCGATTGCGGGTGTGAACGGCAAGGAGATTCAGGAGGGCATCGTCGAGGGCCTGCCGGGGCCGCGCCGGATGGTGCTGTTCGCGTTCATTGACGGTATCGAGCCGGAGGAGGATCACGACCTGATCGAGCCGTTCCGGCGGCTGGGCGAGGTCAGCGCGAAGCTCCATATGCATGCGGTGGCCTGGCCGCGCCCGGCTCATTTCGAGCGGCTGGTGTGGGATGTCGAGCATGTGCTGGGCCTCGGTGTCGAACCGAACTGGGGGTTCTGGCGTGACGGTCCGGCCGGGGATGTGGAGGAGGTCGCGCAGCTCCAGCGCATTCAGGACGCGATGGTCACGCGTCTTGCCGCCTACGGGCGGGAGCCCGAACGCTTTGGCCTGGCGCACAGCGATCTTCGGCTCGCGAACCTGCTTCTGGTCGGCGACAGCACCCGGGTGATCGATTTCGACGACTGCGGCACCGGCTGGTTCCTCTACGACCTCGCGACCGCCATGACGCTGATCGACAACACCGAAACGTCGGGTGCGCTGATCCAATCCTGGCTCGACGGCTACCTGCCGCTGCGCCCGCTCGATGACGCCGACCGCAAGGCCATCCCCGATCTCATCATGATGCGGCGCTTCGCCATGCTGGCCTGGTTCGGCAGCCACGCCGACACCGAACTCGCCCGGCAGAACAGCAAGGGCTATGCGGCCGAGTTTTGCCTGATGGGCGAGGCCTACATGGCTGAGGAACCCGGTGCGGACAATCCGGCACCCTGGCTATAG
- a CDS encoding leucyl aminopeptidase family protein → MDCFVDAAEDAVAVVPVTRDGLDQWLDKATGAQARWVKEHDFEASSARHLAIPDEDGGMGTVLVAMADPPSRFTLGDLPGVLPRGTVCELKGQFETAEATQLAIGWALGSYRFDRYREAVRDLARLVAPPTARMDRVAVIAESVNLGRDLINTPAEDMGPAELTDAVAEAASANGAELRIIEGDELLTENFPSVYAVGRASSRPPRLADLVWGDRDAPKVTLVGKGVCFDSGGLDLKPATGMKMMKKDMGGAAAAIALASMIMRLKLPVRLRLLIPAVENAVSGNAFRPLDVITTRKGLTIEIGNTDAEGRVILCDALAEASTEKPDLLIDFATLTGAARVALGPEIPAFLCNDDALAAEVVEHGKNAEEEVWRLPLWPGYRTWMESDVADLSTTGSGKGAGAIAAALFLERFVDDDVSWVHFDIMGWNVNGKPGRPKGGEVMAVRGLLDLIERRYRG, encoded by the coding sequence ATGGATTGTTTCGTTGACGCGGCGGAGGATGCCGTCGCGGTGGTGCCGGTAACGCGGGACGGGCTGGATCAGTGGCTTGACAAGGCGACCGGCGCCCAGGCGCGCTGGGTGAAGGAGCATGATTTCGAGGCGTCGTCTGCCCGTCACCTCGCGATTCCCGACGAAGACGGCGGAATGGGCACGGTGCTGGTGGCAATGGCCGATCCGCCGAGCCGGTTCACGCTGGGCGATCTGCCCGGCGTCCTGCCCAGGGGCACGGTGTGCGAACTGAAGGGGCAGTTCGAGACCGCCGAGGCGACGCAGCTTGCGATCGGCTGGGCCCTCGGCAGCTATCGTTTTGACCGCTATCGCGAAGCTGTTCGTGATCTCGCCAGGCTCGTTGCGCCGCCGACCGCGCGCATGGACCGCGTGGCGGTTATCGCCGAGAGCGTCAACCTGGGCCGCGACCTGATCAACACGCCCGCCGAGGACATGGGCCCGGCCGAGCTGACCGACGCGGTCGCCGAGGCCGCCTCGGCCAATGGTGCGGAGCTGCGCATCATCGAGGGCGATGAGCTGCTGACCGAGAACTTCCCGTCAGTCTATGCCGTGGGCCGGGCGAGCAGCCGCCCGCCGCGGCTTGCCGATCTCGTCTGGGGCGATCGGGATGCGCCGAAGGTCACGCTCGTCGGCAAGGGTGTCTGCTTCGATTCCGGTGGCCTCGACCTCAAGCCCGCGACCGGCATGAAGATGATGAAGAAGGACATGGGCGGGGCGGCCGCGGCCATCGCTCTGGCGTCCATGATCATGCGTCTGAAGCTGCCGGTCAGGCTGCGCCTGCTGATCCCGGCGGTGGAGAATGCCGTTTCCGGCAATGCCTTCCGCCCGCTCGACGTCATTACCACGCGCAAGGGCCTGACCATCGAGATCGGCAATACGGATGCCGAGGGGCGGGTCATCCTGTGCGATGCGCTGGCTGAAGCCTCGACCGAGAAGCCCGATCTGCTGATCGACTTCGCAACGCTCACCGGTGCAGCGCGTGTCGCCCTGGGCCCCGAGATTCCGGCCTTCCTGTGCAACGACGACGCCTTGGCCGCCGAGGTCGTCGAACACGGCAAGAACGCCGAGGAGGAGGTCTGGCGCCTGCCGTTGTGGCCGGGCTACCGGACGTGGATGGAGAGCGATGTCGCCGATCTCTCGACGACCGGTTCCGGCAAGGGTGCGGGTGCCATTGCCGCCGCGCTTTTCCTGGAGCGTTTTGTCGATGACGACGTGTCCTGGGTCCATTTCGATATCATGGGCTGGAACGTGAACGGCAAGCCTGGCCGGCCCAAGGGTGGCGAGGTGATGGCGGTGCGCGGCCTGCTCGACCTGATCGAACGACGCTACAGGGGCTGA
- a CDS encoding NAD(P)H-dependent oxidoreductase, translated as MTTRTLLIVGHVPSPNTQRLRDRVEAGAVSLESGAVNVRALSPFDTHSPDVLAADAIVLGTTENLGYMSGAMKDFFDRCYDPVLEKKQGLPYALYIRAGLDGTGTRRAVESIATGLRWRAVNEPLLLKGEWQDGFADRAGELGMLMAAGLEAGVF; from the coding sequence ATGACAACAAGAACGCTCCTGATCGTCGGTCACGTTCCCTCGCCCAACACGCAACGCCTGCGTGACCGGGTCGAGGCCGGCGCCGTGTCGCTGGAGTCCGGGGCCGTCAATGTGCGTGCCCTGTCGCCCTTCGACACACATTCGCCGGATGTGTTGGCCGCCGATGCCATCGTTCTCGGCACGACAGAGAATCTCGGTTACATGTCGGGCGCGATGAAGGACTTCTTCGATCGCTGTTACGATCCGGTGCTTGAGAAAAAGCAGGGCCTGCCCTACGCCCTCTACATCCGCGCCGGGCTCGACGGCACCGGCACGCGGCGCGCTGTCGAGAGCATCGCCACCGGCCTGCGCTGGCGCGCCGTCAACGAACCGCTCCTGCTCAAGGGCGAATGGCAGGACGGTTTCGCCGACCGGGCCGGGGAGCTCGGTATGCTGATGGCTGCCGGACTTGAAGCGGGTGTGTTCTGA
- a CDS encoding competence/damage-inducible protein A, with translation MTSQTVTAAVLVIGNEILSGRTRDANVAFLGKSLNELGIRLMEVRVVADIGDEIVAAVNALRRRYDYLFTTGGIGPTHDDITADSVAAAFGVGIEAHPDVYRLLKDHFESRGMEANEARMRMARVPDGASLIDNEISLAPGFQIENVFVLAGVPSIARAMFQGASNRLRRGAVVLSRSICVHCGEGTIAEPLAGLQQQFPDVDMGSYPWSRDGTFGTSLVLRATDRNMLDTAFDRVFAAAAAVGGDPVEEAMAD, from the coding sequence ATGACGTCCCAGACCGTCACCGCCGCCGTCCTCGTGATCGGCAACGAGATCCTCTCGGGCCGCACCCGGGACGCCAATGTCGCGTTTCTGGGCAAGAGCCTGAACGAACTCGGCATTCGCCTGATGGAGGTGCGGGTGGTCGCCGATATCGGGGACGAGATTGTTGCGGCGGTGAATGCGCTGCGCCGTCGCTACGACTATCTCTTCACCACCGGCGGCATCGGCCCGACCCACGACGACATCACGGCCGACAGCGTGGCGGCGGCCTTCGGTGTCGGCATCGAGGCTCACCCCGACGTCTACAGGCTGCTCAAGGATCACTTCGAGAGCCGCGGCATGGAGGCCAACGAGGCCCGCATGCGTATGGCCCGCGTGCCGGACGGGGCGTCGCTGATCGACAACGAGATCAGCCTGGCACCGGGCTTCCAGATCGAGAACGTCTTCGTGCTCGCCGGTGTGCCGTCGATCGCGCGCGCCATGTTCCAGGGTGCGAGCAATCGTTTGCGTCGCGGTGCCGTCGTCCTTTCACGCTCGATCTGCGTCCATTGCGGCGAGGGCACCATCGCCGAGCCGCTTGCCGGCCTGCAGCAGCAGTTTCCCGACGTCGACATGGGCAGCTATCCCTGGAGCAGGGACGGCACGTTCGGCACCAGCCTCGTCCTCCGGGCAACCGACAGGAACATGCTGGACACGGCGTTCGACAGGGTTTTCGCCGCGGCCGCCGCGGTCGGAGGCGATCCGGTCGAAGAGGCGATGGCGGATTGA
- the pssA gene encoding CDP-diacylglycerol--serine O-phosphatidyltransferase — protein MARSDNNRPLRTRRLRDLTLEELIPNIITISGACAGLTAIRFAIEGRWEFAVAAILLAAFLDALDGTMARLLNATSDFGAQLDSLFDVLSFGVAPALVLYFWSLQDAGGLGWAIALLFVVCCGLRLARFNSMLGKMPQHSGGFFIGVPAPAGGLLALLPIVVWLDFDLAFASSAIVTGTWVILTAGLMVSQIPTYSFKGLRVPQPFVLPVLILAALFFTGLAGKTWITLIVVAALYVATFPLSARSFRRLAAKAAQQDNDNDDEPGRRDGDKASRSLKP, from the coding sequence ATGGCCCGATCCGACAACAACCGCCCACTCCGGACGCGCCGCCTCAGGGACCTGACGCTTGAGGAACTTATCCCCAACATCATCACGATCTCGGGCGCCTGCGCGGGCCTGACAGCGATCCGATTTGCGATCGAGGGCCGCTGGGAGTTTGCCGTTGCCGCGATCCTGCTGGCGGCCTTCCTGGATGCGCTTGACGGCACCATGGCGCGCCTCCTGAACGCGACCAGCGATTTCGGTGCCCAGCTCGACTCCCTGTTCGACGTCCTCAGCTTCGGCGTCGCGCCCGCGCTCGTTCTCTACTTCTGGTCCCTTCAGGATGCCGGTGGCCTCGGCTGGGCCATAGCTCTGTTGTTTGTCGTGTGTTGCGGCCTTCGCCTCGCGCGCTTCAACAGCATGCTCGGCAAGATGCCACAGCACAGCGGAGGCTTTTTCATCGGCGTACCGGCCCCGGCCGGCGGCCTCCTGGCGCTGTTGCCCATCGTGGTCTGGCTCGACTTCGATCTCGCGTTCGCCTCCAGCGCCATCGTGACCGGCACCTGGGTCATCCTGACTGCCGGACTTATGGTCAGCCAGATCCCCACCTATTCCTTCAAGGGCCTGCGCGTGCCGCAGCCCTTCGTTTTGCCGGTCCTGATCCTGGCCGCGCTCTTCTTCACGGGTCTGGCGGGGAAGACCTGGATCACCCTGATCGTCGTGGCCGCCCTCTACGTCGCGACCTTCCCGCTCTCGGCCCGCTCCTTCAGACGTCTCGCCGCGAAGGCCGCACAGCAGGACAACGACAACGACGACGAACCCGGTCGGAGGGACGGCGACAAGGCGTCGCGAAGCCTCAAACCCTGA
- a CDS encoding Lrp/AsnC family transcriptional regulator gives MDRYDRNILNHLQEDGRASNVELAEAVGLSPSPCLRRVRALERRGVIRQYAALLDPGEVGLGVSVFAQVSLERQTEALLEDFEAHIRARPEVVECYLMTGDHDYLLRIVVPDLEAYRVFVLEHLSKAPGVSNIRSSFALKQVKYSTALPLGHLGDGR, from the coding sequence ATGGATCGTTACGACCGCAACATTCTGAATCACCTGCAAGAGGACGGGCGGGCGAGCAACGTGGAGCTGGCCGAAGCGGTCGGTCTTTCGCCGTCGCCCTGCCTGCGCCGTGTGCGCGCGCTCGAACGGCGCGGCGTGATCCGTCAGTACGCGGCCCTGCTCGATCCCGGCGAGGTCGGGCTTGGCGTCAGCGTCTTCGCCCAGGTCTCCCTCGAACGGCAGACCGAAGCCCTGCTGGAAGACTTCGAAGCCCACATCCGCGCCCGGCCCGAGGTGGTGGAGTGTTACCTGATGACCGGAGACCACGACTATCTGTTGCGCATCGTCGTGCCCGATCTCGAAGCCTACCGCGTCTTTGTCCTCGAACATCTCTCCAAGGCGCCGGGCGTCTCCAACATCCGCTCCAGCTTCGCCCTCAAGCAAGTAAAGTATTCGACGGCCTTGCCGCTTGGCCACCTCGGCGACGGACGATAG